The following are from one region of the Mycolicibacterium diernhoferi genome:
- a CDS encoding thiolase family protein, translating to MSGFSDRDAVIVGAVRTPVGKGKPGGGLHEVLPADLLAHSLRELIARTGVDPALVDDVIAGAVTQVGDQAVNIARNALLGAGFPESVPGTTVDRQCGSSQQAISFAAQGVQAGAYDIVIAAGVESMSRVPMGSSVLPGSDPFGRDMTARYSEGLVPQGISAELIAAKWNLSRAQLDEFSAGSHEKAAAATKDGLFDTELAPIAGLNTDEIIRPGTSVDTLAGLRPAFYNEAYAARFPQINWEVTPGNSSPLSDGSAAVMITSGATARTLGLTPLARIHTTAVVGSDPLYMLTGVIPATEKVLRRAGLSLDDIDLFEVNEAFAPVVLSWAAEMGGRSDSALLQRVNVNGGAIAIGHPLGASGARIMTTLVNALQQRGARYGLQTMCEGGGMANATIIERL from the coding sequence ATGTCAGGATTCTCGGACCGCGATGCGGTCATCGTCGGCGCCGTGCGCACACCGGTCGGCAAGGGTAAGCCGGGCGGCGGCCTGCACGAGGTGTTGCCCGCCGATCTGCTGGCACACAGCCTCCGCGAGCTGATCGCCCGCACCGGCGTCGACCCCGCCCTGGTCGACGACGTCATCGCCGGCGCCGTCACCCAGGTCGGTGATCAAGCGGTGAACATCGCCCGCAACGCGCTGCTCGGCGCCGGATTCCCGGAATCGGTTCCCGGTACCACCGTGGACCGCCAGTGCGGCAGCAGCCAGCAGGCCATCAGCTTCGCCGCCCAGGGTGTGCAGGCCGGCGCCTACGACATCGTGATCGCCGCCGGCGTCGAATCGATGTCGCGGGTGCCGATGGGCTCCTCGGTACTGCCCGGCAGTGACCCGTTCGGCCGGGACATGACCGCCCGCTACTCCGAAGGCCTTGTCCCCCAGGGCATCAGTGCCGAGCTCATCGCGGCGAAGTGGAATCTGTCGCGCGCCCAACTCGACGAATTCTCGGCGGGCAGCCACGAGAAGGCGGCCGCCGCCACCAAGGACGGCCTGTTCGACACCGAACTGGCCCCCATCGCCGGGTTGAACACCGACGAGATCATCCGTCCCGGCACGTCGGTCGACACCCTCGCCGGGCTGCGCCCGGCGTTCTACAACGAGGCCTACGCCGCCCGGTTCCCGCAGATCAACTGGGAGGTCACCCCGGGCAACTCGTCGCCGCTGTCCGACGGCAGCGCCGCGGTGATGATCACCAGCGGGGCGACCGCACGCACGCTCGGACTCACCCCGCTGGCGCGCATCCACACCACCGCCGTGGTGGGCTCCGACCCGCTCTACATGCTGACCGGTGTCATCCCGGCCACCGAGAAGGTGTTGCGGCGCGCCGGGCTGAGCCTGGACGACATCGATCTCTTCGAGGTGAACGAGGCCTTCGCCCCGGTGGTGTTGAGTTGGGCGGCCGAAATGGGCGGACGATCTGACTCGGCCTTACTCCAAAGGGTGAACGTCAACGGCGGCGCCATCGCGATCGGGCACCCGCTGGGCGCCAGCGGGGCCCGGATCATGACCACCCTGGTCAACGCGCTGCAGCAGCGCGGCGCCCGGTACGGCCTGCAGACCATGTGTGAGGGCGGCGGCATGGCCAACGCCACCATCATCGAGCGGTTATAG
- the aspS gene encoding aspartate--tRNA ligase, which yields MLRTHAAGSLRSTDAGQTVTLAGWVARRRDHGGVIFIDLRDSSGTSQVVFRDAAVLEQAHRLRAEFCVAITGVVEVRPEGNANAEIATGEIEVNATELTVLGESAPLPFQLDETAGEEARLKYRYLDLRREGPGHAIRLRSKVNAAARGVLAEHDFVEIETPTLTRSTPEGARDFLVPARLQPGSFYALPQSPQLFKQLLMVAGMERYYQIARCYRDEDFRADRQPEFTQLDMEMSFVDADDVIAISEEVLRAVWSTIGYDLPTPLPRISYADAMRRFGSDKPDLRFGVELVECTEYFSDTTFRVFQAPYVGAVVMAGGASQPRRTLDGWQEFAKQRGHKGLAYVLVGEDGELSGPVAKNLTDAEREGLAAHVGAEPGDCIFFSAGSVKAGRALLGATRIEIAKRLDLIDPAAWAFTWVVDWPMFESAEEATASGDVAVGSGAWTAMHHAFTSPKPESEATFDTDPGSALSNAYDIVCNGNEIGGGSIRIHRADVQERVFAMMGIDHDEARDKFGFLLDAFNYGAPPHGGIAFGWDRITALLAGVDSIREVIAFPKSGGGVDPLTDAPAPITAQQRKESGIDAKPEKLDKA from the coding sequence GTGCTGCGCACCCATGCCGCCGGTTCGTTGCGGTCCACCGACGCCGGTCAGACGGTGACCCTGGCGGGTTGGGTGGCGCGCCGGCGCGACCACGGTGGCGTCATCTTCATCGACCTGCGGGACTCCTCGGGCACCTCCCAGGTGGTGTTCCGCGATGCGGCCGTGCTGGAGCAGGCCCACCGGCTGCGCGCCGAGTTCTGCGTGGCGATCACCGGTGTCGTCGAGGTGCGCCCGGAGGGCAACGCCAACGCCGAGATCGCCACCGGCGAGATCGAGGTCAATGCCACCGAGCTGACCGTGCTGGGCGAGAGCGCACCCCTGCCGTTCCAGCTGGACGAGACCGCCGGCGAGGAAGCCCGGCTCAAGTACCGCTACCTGGATCTGCGCCGCGAAGGGCCCGGCCACGCAATCCGGTTGCGCTCCAAGGTGAATGCGGCCGCCCGCGGGGTGCTCGCCGAGCACGACTTCGTGGAGATCGAGACCCCGACGCTGACCCGGTCGACGCCCGAGGGCGCCCGCGACTTCCTGGTGCCCGCCCGGCTGCAGCCCGGCTCCTTCTACGCGCTGCCGCAGAGCCCGCAGCTGTTCAAGCAGCTGCTGATGGTCGCCGGCATGGAGCGCTACTACCAGATCGCCCGGTGCTACCGGGACGAGGACTTCCGCGCCGACCGCCAGCCCGAGTTCACCCAGCTCGACATGGAGATGAGCTTCGTCGACGCCGACGACGTCATCGCCATCTCGGAAGAGGTGCTCCGGGCCGTATGGTCGACGATCGGCTACGACCTCCCCACTCCGTTGCCGCGGATCAGCTACGCCGACGCGATGCGCCGGTTCGGTTCGGACAAGCCCGATCTGCGGTTCGGCGTGGAACTTGTGGAGTGCACCGAATACTTCTCCGACACCACCTTCCGGGTGTTCCAGGCGCCCTACGTCGGCGCCGTGGTGATGGCCGGCGGGGCGTCGCAGCCCCGGCGCACGCTGGACGGTTGGCAGGAGTTCGCCAAGCAGCGTGGGCACAAGGGCCTGGCGTACGTGCTGGTCGGCGAGGACGGTGAGCTGAGCGGCCCGGTCGCCAAGAACCTCACCGATGCCGAGCGCGAGGGCCTGGCGGCGCACGTCGGCGCCGAGCCCGGTGACTGCATCTTCTTCTCGGCCGGATCGGTGAAGGCCGGCCGCGCCCTGCTCGGCGCGACCCGCATCGAGATCGCCAAGCGCCTGGATCTGATCGACCCGGCGGCGTGGGCGTTCACCTGGGTGGTGGACTGGCCGATGTTCGAGTCGGCCGAGGAGGCGACCGCCTCCGGTGACGTCGCGGTGGGCTCGGGCGCCTGGACCGCGATGCACCACGCGTTCACCTCGCCCAAGCCGGAGTCCGAGGCGACCTTCGACACCGACCCCGGCAGCGCGTTGTCCAACGCCTACGACATCGTCTGCAACGGCAACGAGATCGGCGGCGGGTCGATCCGTATCCATCGCGCCGATGTGCAGGAACGGGTGTTCGCGATGATGGGCATCGATCATGACGAGGCCCGGGACAAGTTCGGATTCCTGCTGGACGCCTTCAACTACGGTGCGCCGCCGCACGGCGGCATCGCCTTCGGCTGGGACCGGATCACCGCGCTGCTGGCCGGCGTCGACTCGATCCGTGAGGTCATCGCGTTCCCCAAGTCGGGTGGCGGCGTGGACCCGTTGACCGATGCGCCCGCGCCGATCACCGCGCAGCAGCGCAAGGAATCGGGAATAGACGCCAAGCCGGAAAAGCTGGACAAGGCATGA
- a CDS encoding SRPBCC family protein: MYPCERVDLDFISDAPFRFVSTVELAISPEQLFEVLSDAQSWPQWAAVITKVTWTSPQPYDVGTTRTVHMRGGIVGDEEFLAWEPHSHMAFRFNEASTTSIAAFAEDYWIVPTEQGCHLTWVMAMKPGGGAARLGMRVGKPVMAWMFQRFLHNLRRYTDQRYR; this comes from the coding sequence ATGTACCCCTGCGAGCGCGTGGACCTGGACTTCATCTCCGATGCCCCGTTCCGCTTCGTCAGCACCGTCGAGTTGGCGATCAGTCCCGAGCAGCTGTTCGAGGTGCTCTCCGACGCGCAGTCCTGGCCGCAGTGGGCCGCCGTCATCACCAAGGTGACCTGGACCAGTCCGCAGCCCTATGACGTCGGCACCACCCGCACTGTGCACATGCGCGGCGGCATCGTCGGGGACGAGGAGTTCCTGGCCTGGGAGCCGCACAGCCACATGGCCTTTCGATTCAACGAGGCGTCGACCACCAGCATCGCGGCGTTCGCCGAGGACTACTGGATCGTGCCCACCGAGCAGGGCTGCCACCTGACCTGGGTGATGGCGATGAAACCGGGCGGCGGCGCCGCCCGGCTGGGCATGCGGGTGGGCAAGCCGGTGATGGCGTGGATGTTCCAGCGTTTCCTGCACAACCTGCGCCGCTACACCGACCAGCGTTACCGCTGA
- a CDS encoding DUF2126 domain-containing protein translates to MGIKVALEHRTTYTFDRLVDVHPHVVRLRPAPHSRTPIEAYSLHVEPADHFVNWQQDAFGNFVARLVFPTRARSLSITVGLIADMLVINPFDFFIEEWAETVPFSYPKELLADLEPFLRPVDEDGAGSGPGPVVSEWVRSFHIAEGTPTIDFLVKLNAAVRADVGYSVRMEPGVQTPDFTLRSGIGSCRDSAWLLVSILRQLGLAARFVSGYLVQLTSDIAALDGPSGPAADFTDLHAWTEVYIPGAGWIGMDPTSALFAGEGHIPLSATPHPSSAAPIAGATGPCESTLDFSNIVTRIHEDPRVTLPYTDEAWGAINALGEQIDRRLAAADVRLTVGGEPTFVSIDNQTDPEWTTEADGPHKRERASALAERLRTLWAPTGLVQRTQGKWYPGEPLPRWQIGLHWRTDGEPLWNDPALLADPWAETEPVAAPAGAGADLLAAIADGMGLPRTQVRPAFEDPLARLAAAVRRPAGDPVDPGEDLADDDPVRRVHLLARLDASVDEPAAHVLPLHRREDDNGWASADWRMRRGRIVLLAGDSPAGLRLPLDSISWVPPRPEFDADPTAPRTELGVDAAGRPPAEVEEAATKPTTALVAEVRDGLLYVYLPPTTDLEHFVDLVSRVERAAATIAVPVVIEGYGPPRDARLTSMSVTPDPGVIEVNVAPTASFAEQKAQLEALYEQARLARLSTESFGVDGTHGGTGGGNHITLGGVTPAESPLLRRPDLLVSMLTYWQRHPALSYLFAGRFIGTTSQAPRVDEGRAESLYELEIAFAEIARLSEEGAPHAWITDRALRHLLTDITGNTHRAEFCIDKLYSPDSPTGRLGLLELRGFEMPPHHQMAMVQSLLVRALISWFWEQPLRAPLIRHGANLHGRYLLPHFLIQDIADVAADLRAHGVQFETSWLDPFTEFRFPRIGTAVFDGVEIELRGAIEPWNVLGEESTGSGTARYVDSSVERVQVRLVGADRHRHVVTVNGHPIPLLATGKEDVQVGGVRYRAWQPPSALHPTITVDGPLCIELIDTATGMSRGGCTYHVAHPGGRSYDTPPVNAVEAESRRGRRFEATGFSPGRVDMADLREKQARQSTDTGAPGILDLRRVRTVLR, encoded by the coding sequence ATGGGAATCAAAGTGGCGCTGGAGCACCGCACCACCTACACCTTCGACAGGCTGGTCGACGTGCACCCGCATGTGGTGCGGTTGCGCCCGGCCCCGCATTCGCGCACCCCGATCGAGGCCTACTCACTGCACGTCGAACCGGCCGACCATTTCGTCAACTGGCAGCAGGACGCCTTCGGCAACTTCGTGGCGCGCCTGGTGTTCCCGACCCGGGCCCGCAGCCTGTCGATCACCGTCGGGCTGATCGCCGACATGTTGGTCATCAACCCGTTCGACTTCTTCATCGAGGAATGGGCGGAGACGGTCCCGTTCAGCTATCCCAAGGAGCTGCTCGCCGACCTCGAACCGTTCCTGCGCCCGGTCGACGAGGACGGCGCCGGATCCGGCCCGGGCCCGGTGGTCAGCGAGTGGGTGCGCAGCTTCCACATCGCCGAGGGCACCCCCACCATCGACTTCCTGGTCAAGCTCAACGCGGCGGTGCGGGCCGACGTCGGCTACAGCGTGCGGATGGAACCCGGTGTGCAGACACCGGATTTCACGCTGCGCAGCGGTATCGGCTCATGCCGGGATTCGGCCTGGCTGCTGGTGTCCATCCTTCGTCAACTCGGGTTGGCCGCCCGCTTCGTCTCCGGTTACCTGGTCCAGCTGACCTCCGACATCGCCGCCCTCGACGGGCCGTCCGGCCCGGCCGCCGACTTCACCGACCTGCACGCCTGGACCGAGGTGTACATCCCCGGGGCCGGCTGGATCGGGATGGACCCGACCTCCGCGCTGTTCGCCGGGGAGGGGCACATCCCGCTGTCGGCCACCCCGCACCCGTCCTCCGCAGCGCCCATCGCCGGCGCCACCGGGCCCTGCGAATCCACGCTGGACTTCAGCAACATCGTCACCCGCATCCACGAGGATCCGCGGGTCACCCTGCCCTACACCGACGAAGCGTGGGGGGCGATCAACGCGCTCGGCGAGCAGATCGATCGGCGGCTCGCCGCGGCCGATGTGCGCCTGACCGTCGGCGGGGAACCGACCTTCGTCTCGATCGACAACCAGACCGATCCCGAATGGACCACCGAGGCGGACGGCCCGCACAAACGCGAGCGCGCGTCCGCACTGGCCGAGCGGCTGCGCACGCTGTGGGCGCCCACCGGCCTGGTGCAACGCACCCAGGGCAAGTGGTATCCGGGAGAACCGTTGCCGCGCTGGCAGATCGGCCTGCACTGGCGCACCGACGGTGAACCGCTGTGGAACGATCCGGCACTGCTGGCCGATCCGTGGGCCGAAACCGAGCCCGTCGCCGCCCCTGCCGGCGCGGGAGCCGACCTGCTCGCCGCGATCGCCGACGGGATGGGGTTGCCCCGCACGCAGGTGCGCCCCGCCTTCGAAGATCCGCTGGCCCGGCTGGCCGCGGCGGTGCGACGCCCGGCGGGGGACCCGGTCGACCCGGGCGAGGACCTGGCCGACGACGATCCGGTGCGGCGCGTCCACCTGCTCGCCCGGCTGGATGCCTCCGTCGACGAACCCGCGGCCCACGTGCTGCCGCTGCACCGGCGCGAGGACGACAACGGCTGGGCGAGCGCGGACTGGAGGATGCGGCGCGGCCGAATCGTGTTGCTGGCCGGTGATTCCCCGGCGGGCCTGCGACTACCGCTGGACTCGATCAGCTGGGTTCCACCCCGCCCGGAGTTCGATGCCGACCCGACCGCGCCCCGGACCGAGTTGGGCGTCGATGCGGCGGGCCGACCCCCGGCGGAGGTCGAGGAGGCCGCGACCAAACCCACCACGGCGTTGGTGGCCGAGGTACGCGACGGGCTGCTCTACGTCTACCTGCCGCCCACCACCGATCTGGAGCATTTCGTCGACCTGGTGTCGCGGGTCGAACGGGCCGCGGCCACCATCGCGGTGCCGGTGGTCATCGAAGGCTACGGACCCCCGCGTGATGCCCGGCTCACCTCGATGAGCGTCACCCCCGATCCCGGCGTCATCGAGGTGAACGTCGCGCCCACAGCCAGTTTCGCCGAGCAGAAGGCGCAACTGGAGGCGCTTTACGAGCAGGCCCGGCTGGCCCGGCTGTCCACCGAGTCGTTCGGCGTGGACGGCACCCACGGCGGTACCGGCGGTGGCAACCACATCACCCTGGGCGGTGTGACACCTGCGGAGTCCCCGCTGCTGCGGCGCCCGGATCTGCTGGTGTCCATGCTGACCTATTGGCAGCGGCACCCGGCGCTGTCCTATCTGTTCGCCGGCCGGTTCATCGGCACCACGTCGCAGGCGCCGCGGGTGGACGAGGGCCGGGCGGAGTCGTTGTACGAGTTGGAGATCGCGTTCGCCGAGATCGCGCGGCTGTCGGAGGAGGGGGCCCCTCACGCCTGGATCACCGACCGGGCCCTGCGTCACCTGCTCACCGACATCACCGGCAACACCCACCGCGCCGAGTTCTGCATCGACAAGCTCTACAGCCCGGACAGTCCCACCGGCCGGCTCGGACTGCTGGAACTGCGCGGGTTCGAGATGCCGCCGCACCATCAGATGGCGATGGTGCAGTCGCTGCTGGTGCGCGCGCTGATCTCCTGGTTCTGGGAGCAACCGCTGCGCGCCCCGCTGATCCGGCACGGCGCCAACCTGCACGGTCGATATCTGCTGCCGCACTTCCTGATTCAAGACATTGCCGATGTGGCCGCCGACCTGCGGGCGCATGGGGTGCAGTTCGAGACCAGCTGGCTGGACCCGTTCACCGAGTTCCGGTTCCCGCGGATCGGCACCGCCGTGTTCGACGGTGTCGAGATCGAGCTGCGCGGGGCCATCGAGCCATGGAACGTGCTCGGAGAGGAATCCACCGGCAGCGGCACCGCCCGGTACGTCGATTCCTCGGTGGAACGGGTCCAGGTGCGCCTCGTCGGCGCCGACCGTCACCGGCACGTCGTCACCGTCAACGGGCACCCGATCCCGTTGCTGGCCACCGGCAAGGAGGACGTCCAGGTCGGGGGAGTCCGGTACCGGGCCTGGCAACCGCCCAGCGCGCTGCACCCCACCATCACCGTCGACGGGCCGCTGTGTATCGAGCTCATCGACACCGCGACCGGGATGTCCCGCGGCGGGTGCACCTACCACGTGGCCCACCCCGGCGGCCGGTCCTACGACACCCCGCCGGTGAACGCCGTCGAGGCCGAGTCGCGGCGCGGCCGCCGGTTCGAGGCCACCGGATTCAGCCCGGGACGTGTGGATATGGCCGATCTCCGGGAGAAGCAGGCCCGTCAGTCCACCGATACGGGTGCGCCGGGCATCCTGGACCTACGCCGGGTGCGTACCGTTCTGCGTTGA
- a CDS encoding carboxylesterase/lipase family protein, whose translation MAPVAELSTIVTTSHGRLRGTAEGGVRVWRGVAYAEQPVGDLRFRAPRPLQAWTGVRDATDHGPLPPQGRSFVGGGRDDPKMRDEACLTVTVWSPDVSGSLPVMVWIPGGAFVYGAGQLQLYNGSRLAANGNVVVVNVTYRLGVFGGFELGDLGAGFDDNLCLRDQLAALRWIRENIAAFGGDPEQVTVFGESAGATSVLALLASPAAEGLFGRAIAQSPALPLIADRETRARQSRAFLAELGVEADEVRALPQRRLRRAAGQIQLESAAQTPVLAYGLTHGVDLLPEHPIDAARSGRVAPVPLIIGTNSHEASMFAWGKPPMLPTTAAGVDGFFARVAPDARDRVLAAYPGFPRRSALVDFGSDAMFGAPTWAFIDAYSVDAPTHVYRFDHTTWTLKALGLGATHGSEIVHIQHSYSSYLGRRLHPLGRRVQPSVGRRMQRTWLDFATDGRSVWPRYDAEHRRTLVIRSTRDVTVPDPDGIRRAAWAGVY comes from the coding sequence GTGGCTCCAGTCGCCGAACTGTCGACGATCGTGACGACGTCGCACGGCCGCCTCCGCGGCACCGCCGAGGGCGGGGTGCGGGTCTGGCGCGGCGTCGCCTACGCCGAGCAACCCGTCGGGGATCTGCGCTTCCGGGCGCCCCGGCCCTTGCAGGCCTGGACCGGGGTGCGCGATGCGACCGACCACGGTCCGCTGCCGCCGCAGGGCCGCTCCTTCGTGGGCGGCGGGCGGGACGACCCCAAGATGCGCGACGAGGCCTGCCTGACCGTCACCGTCTGGTCCCCGGACGTGTCCGGCTCGCTGCCGGTGATGGTGTGGATCCCCGGGGGTGCCTTCGTCTACGGCGCGGGGCAGCTGCAGCTCTACAACGGCTCGCGGCTGGCCGCCAACGGCAACGTCGTCGTGGTCAACGTCACCTACCGGCTGGGGGTCTTCGGCGGGTTCGAACTCGGCGACCTCGGCGCCGGTTTCGACGACAACCTCTGCCTGCGCGACCAACTCGCCGCGCTGCGCTGGATCCGGGAGAACATCGCCGCGTTCGGCGGCGATCCGGAGCAGGTGACGGTGTTCGGGGAGTCGGCGGGGGCGACGTCGGTGCTGGCGCTGCTGGCCAGCCCGGCCGCCGAGGGCCTGTTCGGGCGGGCCATCGCGCAGAGCCCGGCATTGCCGCTGATCGCCGATCGGGAGACCCGGGCGCGTCAGTCCCGGGCGTTCCTGGCCGAACTCGGTGTCGAGGCCGACGAGGTCAGGGCGCTGCCGCAACGCCGGCTGCGCCGGGCGGCCGGCCAGATCCAGTTGGAGAGCGCGGCCCAGACCCCGGTGCTGGCCTACGGGCTGACCCACGGCGTCGATCTGCTCCCGGAGCACCCGATCGACGCGGCGCGGTCGGGCCGGGTGGCGCCGGTCCCGTTGATCATCGGCACCAACAGTCACGAGGCGTCGATGTTCGCGTGGGGAAAACCGCCGATGCTGCCCACCACCGCCGCCGGCGTGGACGGGTTCTTCGCCCGCGTCGCACCTGATGCCCGGGACCGGGTACTGGCCGCCTATCCCGGGTTTCCGCGCCGGAGCGCGCTGGTCGACTTCGGCTCCGACGCCATGTTCGGCGCACCCACCTGGGCGTTCATCGATGCCTACAGCGTCGACGCGCCCACCCACGTGTACCGCTTCGACCACACCACCTGGACGTTGAAGGCGCTGGGTCTGGGCGCGACGCACGGCAGCGAGATCGTGCACATCCAGCACAGCTACAGCTCGTACCTGGGGCGCAGGCTGCACCCGCTGGGCCGCCGCGTCCAACCCTCGGTGGGCAGGCGGATGCAGCGGACCTGGCTGGACTTCGCCACCGACGGCCGCAGCGTCTGGCCGCGCTATGACGCCGAGCACCGCCGCACCCTGGTGATCCGCTCGACCCGCGATGTCACCGTGCCGGACCCGGACGGCATCCGGCGCGCGGCCTGGGCGGGGGTGTACTGA
- a CDS encoding nitroreductase family deazaflavin-dependent oxidoreductase, with amino-acid sequence MTDELDKDKLVADTAALDDFNRAIVEEFRANAGKVGGPFAGATLVLLHTTGAKSGKPRLSPLAYLEIDGKVLIVGSYAGAPSNPAWVHNLRANPKARIEVGTDSYEVVARELPADERDATYPKIIALAPVFAEYQAKTTRAIPLFELTRA; translated from the coding sequence ATGACAGACGAACTCGACAAGGACAAGCTCGTCGCCGACACCGCGGCGTTGGACGACTTCAACCGCGCCATCGTCGAGGAGTTCCGGGCCAACGCCGGAAAGGTCGGCGGACCCTTCGCGGGGGCGACCCTGGTGCTGCTGCACACCACCGGTGCCAAGTCGGGCAAGCCGCGGCTGTCGCCGCTGGCCTATCTGGAGATCGACGGCAAGGTGCTGATCGTCGGCTCCTACGCCGGGGCTCCGTCCAACCCGGCCTGGGTGCACAACCTGCGGGCGAACCCGAAGGCCCGCATCGAGGTGGGTACCGACAGCTACGAGGTCGTCGCCCGCGAACTGCCCGCAGATGAGCGCGATGCGACCTACCCGAAGATCATCGCGTTGGCGCCGGTGTTCGCCGAGTACCAGGCCAAGACGACGCGGGCGATCCCGTTGTTCGAATTGACGCGCGCGTAG